The following coding sequences are from one Candidatus Zixiibacteriota bacterium window:
- a CDS encoding transposase, which yields MSKRQVQRGRFSARWKLEAVRRLLRGEDLDGLSRELGITAASLSEWRQRFLSAGSAGLKIRERDARDDEISRLKGLIGEITMRNELLR from the coding sequence GACAAGTGCAACGAGGTCGATTTTCTGCTCGCTGGAAGTTGGAAGCTGTGCGTCGGTTGCTGCGGGGTGAGGATCTCGATGGGCTGTCCCGAGAGCTGGGGATAACGGCGGCTAGCCTTTCGGAGTGGCGGCAGAGATTTCTTTCAGCGGGCTCTGCGGGTTTAAAGATCCGGGAGAGGGATGCTCGGGACGATGAGATCAGTCGGCTTAAGGGTCTGATTGGTGAGATCACGATGCGCAACGAGCTTTTGCGGGA